A part of Lathamus discolor isolate bLatDis1 chromosome 17, bLatDis1.hap1, whole genome shotgun sequence genomic DNA contains:
- the SRPRA gene encoding signal recognition particle receptor subunit alpha isoform X2 has product MLDFFTIFSKGGLVLWCFQGGPAATAPVNALIRSVLLQERGGNNSFTHEALTLKYKLDNQFELVFVVGFQKILTLTYVDKLIDDVHKEFRDKYRNEFQQKGTLGLLNGTFDFKDDFMRLLRDAEESSKVRAPTVMKTFEQSLKSQKTVKCMIETRGEKPKEKVKNKKNKGSKKEGTEAVAAPGKASAGDKQSSGDREELTKDEILQKNREEFFRRHMKAGEKSSKSPKPEAQKEKGKKPRVWDLENSNAKVLDYSNSATNGSAEACPVEEFDPDAALGDRNREPGRLYDLEYESDVEAEEEKVVQNPSKPSVKKGGLGGMFGMLKGLVGSKSLTRGDMDPVLEKMKDHLIAKNVAAEIAVQLCESVAKKLEGKVMGTFTTVTSTVKQALQEALVQILQPQRRVDVLRDVMDAQRHRRPYVVTFCGVNGVGKSTNLAKISFWLIENGFSVLIAACDTFRAGAVEQLRTHTRRLNALHPPESHGGRTMVQLYEKGYGKDAAGIAMEAIAYARNQGFDVVLVDTAGRMQDNAPLMTALAKLIAVNTPDLVLFVGEALVGNEAVDQLVKFNKALADHSMAQTPRLIDGIVLTKFDTIDDKVGAAISMTYITSKPIVFVGTGQTYCDLRSLNAKAVVAALMKA; this is encoded by the exons ATGTTGGACTTCTTCACCATCTTCAGCAAGGGCGGGCTCGTCCTGTGGTGCTTCCAGGGCGGCCCCGCCGCCACCGCGCCCGTCAACGCCCTCATTCGCTCCGTGCTGCTGCAg GAGCGCGGTGGCAACAACTCCTTCACCCATGAAGCCCTCACACTCAAGTACAAGCTGGACAACCAGTTTGAGCTGGTGTTTGTG GTGGGGTTTCAGAAGATCCTGACTCTAACCTACGTGGACAAGTTGATAGACGACGTTCACAAGGAGTTCAGGGACAAGTACCGCAATGAGTTTCAGCAGAAGGGCACCTTGGGCCTCCTAAATGGCACCTTTGATTTTAAAGACGACTTCATGCGCCTCCTCCG GGATGCAGAGGAGAGCAGTAAAGTCCGAGCTCCCACGGTAATGAAGACGTTTGAGCAGTCTCTGAAGTCTCAGAAGACTGTCAAGTGTATGATTGAAACCCGGGGGGAGAAACCAAAGGAGAAAGTCAAGAACAAGAAGAACAAAGGTTCCAAAAAGGAGG GAACTGAAGCTGTCGCAGCGCCTGGCAAAGCCTCTGCAGGTGACAAGCAGTCCTCTGGGGATAGGGAGGAGCTGACCAAGGATGAGATCCTGCAGAAGAACCGGgaggaattcttcaggagacaCATGAAAGCAGGGGAGAAGTCCAG CAAATCTCCAAAGCCCGAGGcacaaaaggagaaagggaagaagccCAGAGTGTGGGATCTGGAGAACTCTAATGCCAAAGTACTGGATTACAGTAACTCTGCTACCAACGGGAGCGCCGAGGCTTGTCCTGTGGAAGAATTTGACCCCGATGCA GCCCTGGGGGATAGGAATCGGGAGCCCGGCCGCCTCTACGACCTTGAGTATGAGAGCGATGTGGAAGCTGAAGAGGAGAAGGTTGTTCAGAACCCTTCAAAGCCCAG TGTGAAGAAAGGTGGGCTGGGGGGTATGTTTGGCATGCTGAAAGGCCTGGTGGGCTCCAAGAGCTTGACAAGAGGGGACATGGACCCCGTACTGGAGAAGATGAAGGATCACTTGATTG CTAAAAATGTGGCAGCTGAGATCGCGGTGCAGCTCTGCGAGTCAGTGGCCAAGAAACTGGAAGGGAAGGTGATGGGAACGTTCACCA cGGTGACCTCGACAGTGAAGCAGGCCCTGCAGGAGGCTCTGGTCCAGATCCTGCAGCCCCAGCGTCGGGTGGATGTCCTCCGGGATGTCATGGATGCCCAGCGCCACCGCCGACCCTACGTGGTCACCTTCTGTGGCGTCAACGGTGTTGGGAAGTCCACCAACTTGGCCAAG ATCTCGTTCTGGCTCATTGAGAACGGTTTCAGTGTCCTCATTGCCGCCTGTGACACGTTCCGGGCTGGAGCAGTGGAGCAGCTCCGCACCCACACCCGGCGCCTCAATGCCCTGCACCCTCCGGAGAGCCATGGTGGGCGCACCATGGTGCAGCTCTACGAGAAGGGCTACGGCAAGGACGCGGCCGGGATTGCCATGGAGGCCATTGCTTACG CTCGGAATCAGGGCTTTGACGTGGTCCTGGTGGACACGGCAGGCCGCATGCAGGACAACGCACCCTTGATGACGGCATTGGCCAAACTGATAGCTGTCAACACTCCTGACCTGGTCCTGTTTGTTGGGGAAGCATTGGTGGGAAATGAGGCGGTGGATCAGCTG GTCAAGTTCAACAAGGCCCTGGCTGATCACTCCATGGCCCAGACACCACGGCTCATTGATGGGATTGTCCTCACCAAGTTTGATACCATCGATGACAAG GTCGGTGCTGCCATCTCCATGACCTACATCACGAGCAAGCCCATCGTTTTCGTTGGTACCGGACAAACCTACTGTGATCTGCGAAGCCTTAATGCCAAGGCCGTGGTCGCAGCGCTCATGAAGGCCTGA
- the FOXRED1 gene encoding FAD-dependent oxidoreductase domain-containing protein 1 isoform X2, whose amino-acid sequence MLRWRSALKGGLWGRTPGPGGAPGRALRSAGLLRELGLSLRRLGQTLQDQLSALGPGTGSWVPPGAPRDPRPPEEADVVVVGGGVVGWSVAYWLKALEARRHGMRVLVVERDPTYSRASTVLSAGGIRQQFSLPENIHMSRFSASFLRNINVCGVIGGGMVSAQGGPALLSGCPLSPQEHLGVLNEPPVDIQFQPSGYLFLASPQDADGLEATVKVQREEGVQVTLLSPTQLKEKFPWIDTEDVAVASYGLEDEGWFDPWTLLTALRRKATSLGVLSCAGEVRGFVTSAEDLMAPQGRDLLSARIKRVHVYMQDSLEYQPVTCAIVVNAAGAWAGELLEAAGLPEALRHPPLPIQPRKRYIFSWHCHDGPGLSCPFLVDTTGAYFRREGIAGNYLGGMSPPEEEEPDPSDLSVDHNYFQEQVWPRLARRVPAFSSLRPGSSWAGYYDHNSFDRNGVVGPHPRLENLLVAAGFSGHGLQHAPAAGRAVAELVLKGRYETLDLSRLGWRRLVQGEPLVEGGVV is encoded by the exons ATGCTGCGCTGGAGGAGCGCGCTGAAGGGGGGGCTCTGGGGCCGGAccccggggccggggggggcccCGGGTCGGGCCCTGCGCAGCGCGGGCCTGTTACGGG AGCTGGGTCTGAGCCTGAGGCGCCTGGGGCAGACCCTGCAGGATCAGCTGTCGGCGCTGGGGCCCGGCACCGGAAGCTGGGTCCCCCCCGGGGCACCCCGGGACCCGCGGCCCCCCGAAGAGGCCGacgtggtggtggtggggggcgGTGTGGTGGGCTGGTCCGTGGCCTATTGGCTGAAGGCGCTGGAGGCCCGGCGGCACGGCAtgagggtgctggtggtggAGCGGGACCCCACG TATTCCCGAGCTTCCACGGTGCTGTCGGCTGGGGGCATCCGGCAGCAGTTTTCCCTCCCAGAGAATATCCACATGTCCCGTTTCTCAGCCAGTTTTCTCCGCAATATCAATGTATGTGGGGTTATTGGAGGGGGGATGGTGTCAGCTCAGGGAGGTCCAGCCCTGCTCAGTGGGTGCCCGCTCTCCCCACAGGAGCACCTTGGGGTGCTGAATGAGCCACCCGTCgacatccagttccagccttcAGGATACCTCTTCCTGGCCTCCCCACAGGATGCTGATGGGCTGGAGGCCACTGTCAAGGTCCAGAG ggaggaaggggtgCAGGTGACCCTGCTGTCACCCACTCAGCTGAAGGAGAAATTCCCATGGATAGACACGGAGGACGTGGCTGTGGCATCCTATG GTCTGGAGGATGAAGGCTGGTTTGACCCTTGGACCCTCCTCACCGCTCTGCGGCGCAAAGCCACGTCCCTGGGGGTGCTCAGCTGCGCCGGGGAGGTGCGAG GTTTTGTCACCTCAGCTGAGGACTTGATGGCACCACAGGGACGGGACCTGTTGTCCGCGCGCATCAAACGCGTCCAT GTGTACATGCAGGACAGCCTGGAGTACCAGCCCGTGACCTGTGCCATCGTGGTGAACGCGGCGGGTGCCtgggctggggagctgctggaggcagccGGGCTGCCTGAGGCACTGCGCCACCCCCCCCTGCCCATCCAGCCCCGGAAGAG GTACATCTTCTCCTGGCACTGTCACGATGGTCCCGGCTTATCCTGCCCATTCCTCGTTGACACCACTGGTGCTTACTTTCGCCGTGAGGGCATTGCCGGCAACTACTTAGGCGGCATGAGCCCACCCGAG GAGGAGGAGCCGGATCCCAGTGACCTCTCTGTGGATCACAACTACTTCCAGGAGCAGGTCTGGCCGCGGCTGGCCCGGCGTGTCCCAGCTTTCTCCTCCCTCCGTCCAGGCAGCTCCTGGGCAGGTTACTATGACCACAACTCCTTCGACCGCAACGGCGTGGTGGGACCTCACCCCAGGCTGGAGAACCTCCTGGTGGCTGCTGGGTTCAGTGGTCACGGGCTGCAGCACGCGCCGGCAGCCGGCAGAGCCGTGGCCGAGCTGGTGCTCAAGGGTCGATACGAGACCTTGGACCTGAGCAGGttgggctggaggaggctggTGCAAGGAGAGCCTCTGGTGGAAGGCGGGGTGGTGTGA
- the FOXRED1 gene encoding FAD-dependent oxidoreductase domain-containing protein 1 isoform X4: MSRFSASFLRNINEHLGVLNEPPVDIQFQPSGYLFLASPQDADGLEATVKVQREEGVQVTLLSPTQLKEKFPWIDTEDVAVASYGLEDEGWFDPWTLLTALRRKATSLGVLSCAGEVRGFVTSAEDLMAPQGRDLLSARIKRVHVYMQDSLEYQPVTCAIVVNAAGAWAGELLEAAGLPEALRHPPLPIQPRKRYIFSWHCHDGPGLSCPFLVDTTGAYFRREGIAGNYLGGMSPPEEEEPDPSDLSVDHNYFQEQVWPRLARRVPAFSSLRPGSSWAGYYDHNSFDRNGVVGPHPRLENLLVAAGFSGHGLQHAPAAGRAVAELVLKGRYETLDLSRLGWRRLVQGEPLVEGGVV; this comes from the exons ATGTCCCGTTTCTCAGCCAGTTTTCTCCGCAATATCAAT GAGCACCTTGGGGTGCTGAATGAGCCACCCGTCgacatccagttccagccttcAGGATACCTCTTCCTGGCCTCCCCACAGGATGCTGATGGGCTGGAGGCCACTGTCAAGGTCCAGAG ggaggaaggggtgCAGGTGACCCTGCTGTCACCCACTCAGCTGAAGGAGAAATTCCCATGGATAGACACGGAGGACGTGGCTGTGGCATCCTATG GTCTGGAGGATGAAGGCTGGTTTGACCCTTGGACCCTCCTCACCGCTCTGCGGCGCAAAGCCACGTCCCTGGGGGTGCTCAGCTGCGCCGGGGAGGTGCGAG GTTTTGTCACCTCAGCTGAGGACTTGATGGCACCACAGGGACGGGACCTGTTGTCCGCGCGCATCAAACGCGTCCAT GTGTACATGCAGGACAGCCTGGAGTACCAGCCCGTGACCTGTGCCATCGTGGTGAACGCGGCGGGTGCCtgggctggggagctgctggaggcagccGGGCTGCCTGAGGCACTGCGCCACCCCCCCCTGCCCATCCAGCCCCGGAAGAG GTACATCTTCTCCTGGCACTGTCACGATGGTCCCGGCTTATCCTGCCCATTCCTCGTTGACACCACTGGTGCTTACTTTCGCCGTGAGGGCATTGCCGGCAACTACTTAGGCGGCATGAGCCCACCCGAG GAGGAGGAGCCGGATCCCAGTGACCTCTCTGTGGATCACAACTACTTCCAGGAGCAGGTCTGGCCGCGGCTGGCCCGGCGTGTCCCAGCTTTCTCCTCCCTCCGTCCAGGCAGCTCCTGGGCAGGTTACTATGACCACAACTCCTTCGACCGCAACGGCGTGGTGGGACCTCACCCCAGGCTGGAGAACCTCCTGGTGGCTGCTGGGTTCAGTGGTCACGGGCTGCAGCACGCGCCGGCAGCCGGCAGAGCCGTGGCCGAGCTGGTGCTCAAGGGTCGATACGAGACCTTGGACCTGAGCAGGttgggctggaggaggctggTGCAAGGAGAGCCTCTGGTGGAAGGCGGGGTGGTGTGA
- the FOXRED1 gene encoding FAD-dependent oxidoreductase domain-containing protein 1 isoform X1 codes for MLRVHPGKGGEGGPGGSRVFPGDAEGTGVSEGCSPNPSPPPARTPSELGLSLRRLGQTLQDQLSALGPGTGSWVPPGAPRDPRPPEEADVVVVGGGVVGWSVAYWLKALEARRHGMRVLVVERDPTYSRASTVLSAGGIRQQFSLPENIHMSRFSASFLRNINVCGVIGGGMVSAQGGPALLSGCPLSPQEHLGVLNEPPVDIQFQPSGYLFLASPQDADGLEATVKVQREEGVQVTLLSPTQLKEKFPWIDTEDVAVASYGLEDEGWFDPWTLLTALRRKATSLGVLSCAGEVRGFVTSAEDLMAPQGRDLLSARIKRVHVYMQDSLEYQPVTCAIVVNAAGAWAGELLEAAGLPEALRHPPLPIQPRKRYIFSWHCHDGPGLSCPFLVDTTGAYFRREGIAGNYLGGMSPPEEEEPDPSDLSVDHNYFQEQVWPRLARRVPAFSSLRPGSSWAGYYDHNSFDRNGVVGPHPRLENLLVAAGFSGHGLQHAPAAGRAVAELVLKGRYETLDLSRLGWRRLVQGEPLVEGGVV; via the exons ATGCTGAGGGTGCATCCAGGGaagggcggggagggggggccTGGAGGTTCAAGGGTGTTCCCGGGGGATGCAGAGGGCACTGGGGTGTCCGAGGGCTGCTCCCCAaacccatcccccccccccgcccgtaCCCCGTCAGAGCTGGGTCTGAGCCTGAGGCGCCTGGGGCAGACCCTGCAGGATCAGCTGTCGGCGCTGGGGCCCGGCACCGGAAGCTGGGTCCCCCCCGGGGCACCCCGGGACCCGCGGCCCCCCGAAGAGGCCGacgtggtggtggtggggggcgGTGTGGTGGGCTGGTCCGTGGCCTATTGGCTGAAGGCGCTGGAGGCCCGGCGGCACGGCAtgagggtgctggtggtggAGCGGGACCCCACG TATTCCCGAGCTTCCACGGTGCTGTCGGCTGGGGGCATCCGGCAGCAGTTTTCCCTCCCAGAGAATATCCACATGTCCCGTTTCTCAGCCAGTTTTCTCCGCAATATCAATGTATGTGGGGTTATTGGAGGGGGGATGGTGTCAGCTCAGGGAGGTCCAGCCCTGCTCAGTGGGTGCCCGCTCTCCCCACAGGAGCACCTTGGGGTGCTGAATGAGCCACCCGTCgacatccagttccagccttcAGGATACCTCTTCCTGGCCTCCCCACAGGATGCTGATGGGCTGGAGGCCACTGTCAAGGTCCAGAG ggaggaaggggtgCAGGTGACCCTGCTGTCACCCACTCAGCTGAAGGAGAAATTCCCATGGATAGACACGGAGGACGTGGCTGTGGCATCCTATG GTCTGGAGGATGAAGGCTGGTTTGACCCTTGGACCCTCCTCACCGCTCTGCGGCGCAAAGCCACGTCCCTGGGGGTGCTCAGCTGCGCCGGGGAGGTGCGAG GTTTTGTCACCTCAGCTGAGGACTTGATGGCACCACAGGGACGGGACCTGTTGTCCGCGCGCATCAAACGCGTCCAT GTGTACATGCAGGACAGCCTGGAGTACCAGCCCGTGACCTGTGCCATCGTGGTGAACGCGGCGGGTGCCtgggctggggagctgctggaggcagccGGGCTGCCTGAGGCACTGCGCCACCCCCCCCTGCCCATCCAGCCCCGGAAGAG GTACATCTTCTCCTGGCACTGTCACGATGGTCCCGGCTTATCCTGCCCATTCCTCGTTGACACCACTGGTGCTTACTTTCGCCGTGAGGGCATTGCCGGCAACTACTTAGGCGGCATGAGCCCACCCGAG GAGGAGGAGCCGGATCCCAGTGACCTCTCTGTGGATCACAACTACTTCCAGGAGCAGGTCTGGCCGCGGCTGGCCCGGCGTGTCCCAGCTTTCTCCTCCCTCCGTCCAGGCAGCTCCTGGGCAGGTTACTATGACCACAACTCCTTCGACCGCAACGGCGTGGTGGGACCTCACCCCAGGCTGGAGAACCTCCTGGTGGCTGCTGGGTTCAGTGGTCACGGGCTGCAGCACGCGCCGGCAGCCGGCAGAGCCGTGGCCGAGCTGGTGCTCAAGGGTCGATACGAGACCTTGGACCTGAGCAGGttgggctggaggaggctggTGCAAGGAGAGCCTCTGGTGGAAGGCGGGGTGGTGTGA
- the SRPRA gene encoding signal recognition particle receptor subunit alpha isoform X1: protein MLDFFTIFSKGGLVLWCFQGGPAATAPVNALIRSVLLQERGGNNSFTHEALTLKYKLDNQFELVFVVGFQKILTLTYVDKLIDDVHKEFRDKYRNEFQQKGTLGLLNGTFDFKDDFMRLLRCPLRRDAEESSKVRAPTVMKTFEQSLKSQKTVKCMIETRGEKPKEKVKNKKNKGSKKEGTEAVAAPGKASAGDKQSSGDREELTKDEILQKNREEFFRRHMKAGEKSSKSPKPEAQKEKGKKPRVWDLENSNAKVLDYSNSATNGSAEACPVEEFDPDAALGDRNREPGRLYDLEYESDVEAEEEKVVQNPSKPSVKKGGLGGMFGMLKGLVGSKSLTRGDMDPVLEKMKDHLIAKNVAAEIAVQLCESVAKKLEGKVMGTFTTVTSTVKQALQEALVQILQPQRRVDVLRDVMDAQRHRRPYVVTFCGVNGVGKSTNLAKISFWLIENGFSVLIAACDTFRAGAVEQLRTHTRRLNALHPPESHGGRTMVQLYEKGYGKDAAGIAMEAIAYARNQGFDVVLVDTAGRMQDNAPLMTALAKLIAVNTPDLVLFVGEALVGNEAVDQLVKFNKALADHSMAQTPRLIDGIVLTKFDTIDDKVGAAISMTYITSKPIVFVGTGQTYCDLRSLNAKAVVAALMKA, encoded by the exons ATGTTGGACTTCTTCACCATCTTCAGCAAGGGCGGGCTCGTCCTGTGGTGCTTCCAGGGCGGCCCCGCCGCCACCGCGCCCGTCAACGCCCTCATTCGCTCCGTGCTGCTGCAg GAGCGCGGTGGCAACAACTCCTTCACCCATGAAGCCCTCACACTCAAGTACAAGCTGGACAACCAGTTTGAGCTGGTGTTTGTG GTGGGGTTTCAGAAGATCCTGACTCTAACCTACGTGGACAAGTTGATAGACGACGTTCACAAGGAGTTCAGGGACAAGTACCGCAATGAGTTTCAGCAGAAGGGCACCTTGGGCCTCCTAAATGGCACCTTTGATTTTAAAGACGACTTCATGCGCCTCCTCCG GTGTCCTCTCCGCAGGGATGCAGAGGAGAGCAGTAAAGTCCGAGCTCCCACGGTAATGAAGACGTTTGAGCAGTCTCTGAAGTCTCAGAAGACTGTCAAGTGTATGATTGAAACCCGGGGGGAGAAACCAAAGGAGAAAGTCAAGAACAAGAAGAACAAAGGTTCCAAAAAGGAGG GAACTGAAGCTGTCGCAGCGCCTGGCAAAGCCTCTGCAGGTGACAAGCAGTCCTCTGGGGATAGGGAGGAGCTGACCAAGGATGAGATCCTGCAGAAGAACCGGgaggaattcttcaggagacaCATGAAAGCAGGGGAGAAGTCCAG CAAATCTCCAAAGCCCGAGGcacaaaaggagaaagggaagaagccCAGAGTGTGGGATCTGGAGAACTCTAATGCCAAAGTACTGGATTACAGTAACTCTGCTACCAACGGGAGCGCCGAGGCTTGTCCTGTGGAAGAATTTGACCCCGATGCA GCCCTGGGGGATAGGAATCGGGAGCCCGGCCGCCTCTACGACCTTGAGTATGAGAGCGATGTGGAAGCTGAAGAGGAGAAGGTTGTTCAGAACCCTTCAAAGCCCAG TGTGAAGAAAGGTGGGCTGGGGGGTATGTTTGGCATGCTGAAAGGCCTGGTGGGCTCCAAGAGCTTGACAAGAGGGGACATGGACCCCGTACTGGAGAAGATGAAGGATCACTTGATTG CTAAAAATGTGGCAGCTGAGATCGCGGTGCAGCTCTGCGAGTCAGTGGCCAAGAAACTGGAAGGGAAGGTGATGGGAACGTTCACCA cGGTGACCTCGACAGTGAAGCAGGCCCTGCAGGAGGCTCTGGTCCAGATCCTGCAGCCCCAGCGTCGGGTGGATGTCCTCCGGGATGTCATGGATGCCCAGCGCCACCGCCGACCCTACGTGGTCACCTTCTGTGGCGTCAACGGTGTTGGGAAGTCCACCAACTTGGCCAAG ATCTCGTTCTGGCTCATTGAGAACGGTTTCAGTGTCCTCATTGCCGCCTGTGACACGTTCCGGGCTGGAGCAGTGGAGCAGCTCCGCACCCACACCCGGCGCCTCAATGCCCTGCACCCTCCGGAGAGCCATGGTGGGCGCACCATGGTGCAGCTCTACGAGAAGGGCTACGGCAAGGACGCGGCCGGGATTGCCATGGAGGCCATTGCTTACG CTCGGAATCAGGGCTTTGACGTGGTCCTGGTGGACACGGCAGGCCGCATGCAGGACAACGCACCCTTGATGACGGCATTGGCCAAACTGATAGCTGTCAACACTCCTGACCTGGTCCTGTTTGTTGGGGAAGCATTGGTGGGAAATGAGGCGGTGGATCAGCTG GTCAAGTTCAACAAGGCCCTGGCTGATCACTCCATGGCCCAGACACCACGGCTCATTGATGGGATTGTCCTCACCAAGTTTGATACCATCGATGACAAG GTCGGTGCTGCCATCTCCATGACCTACATCACGAGCAAGCCCATCGTTTTCGTTGGTACCGGACAAACCTACTGTGATCTGCGAAGCCTTAATGCCAAGGCCGTGGTCGCAGCGCTCATGAAGGCCTGA
- the FOXRED1 gene encoding FAD-dependent oxidoreductase domain-containing protein 1 isoform X3 — protein sequence MLRVHPGKGGEGGPGGSRVFPGDAEGTGVSEGCSPNPSPPPARTPSELGLSLRRLGQTLQDQLSALGPGTGSWVPPGAPRDPRPPEEADVVVVGGGVVGWSVAYWLKALEARRHGMRVLVVERDPTYSRASTVLSAGGIRQQFSLPENIHMSRFSASFLRNINEHLGVLNEPPVDIQFQPSGYLFLASPQDADGLEATVKVQREEGVQVTLLSPTQLKEKFPWIDTEDVAVASYGLEDEGWFDPWTLLTALRRKATSLGVLSCAGEVRGFVTSAEDLMAPQGRDLLSARIKRVHVYMQDSLEYQPVTCAIVVNAAGAWAGELLEAAGLPEALRHPPLPIQPRKRYIFSWHCHDGPGLSCPFLVDTTGAYFRREGIAGNYLGGMSPPEEEEPDPSDLSVDHNYFQEQVWPRLARRVPAFSSLRPGSSWAGYYDHNSFDRNGVVGPHPRLENLLVAAGFSGHGLQHAPAAGRAVAELVLKGRYETLDLSRLGWRRLVQGEPLVEGGVV from the exons ATGCTGAGGGTGCATCCAGGGaagggcggggagggggggccTGGAGGTTCAAGGGTGTTCCCGGGGGATGCAGAGGGCACTGGGGTGTCCGAGGGCTGCTCCCCAaacccatcccccccccccgcccgtaCCCCGTCAGAGCTGGGTCTGAGCCTGAGGCGCCTGGGGCAGACCCTGCAGGATCAGCTGTCGGCGCTGGGGCCCGGCACCGGAAGCTGGGTCCCCCCCGGGGCACCCCGGGACCCGCGGCCCCCCGAAGAGGCCGacgtggtggtggtggggggcgGTGTGGTGGGCTGGTCCGTGGCCTATTGGCTGAAGGCGCTGGAGGCCCGGCGGCACGGCAtgagggtgctggtggtggAGCGGGACCCCACG TATTCCCGAGCTTCCACGGTGCTGTCGGCTGGGGGCATCCGGCAGCAGTTTTCCCTCCCAGAGAATATCCACATGTCCCGTTTCTCAGCCAGTTTTCTCCGCAATATCAAT GAGCACCTTGGGGTGCTGAATGAGCCACCCGTCgacatccagttccagccttcAGGATACCTCTTCCTGGCCTCCCCACAGGATGCTGATGGGCTGGAGGCCACTGTCAAGGTCCAGAG ggaggaaggggtgCAGGTGACCCTGCTGTCACCCACTCAGCTGAAGGAGAAATTCCCATGGATAGACACGGAGGACGTGGCTGTGGCATCCTATG GTCTGGAGGATGAAGGCTGGTTTGACCCTTGGACCCTCCTCACCGCTCTGCGGCGCAAAGCCACGTCCCTGGGGGTGCTCAGCTGCGCCGGGGAGGTGCGAG GTTTTGTCACCTCAGCTGAGGACTTGATGGCACCACAGGGACGGGACCTGTTGTCCGCGCGCATCAAACGCGTCCAT GTGTACATGCAGGACAGCCTGGAGTACCAGCCCGTGACCTGTGCCATCGTGGTGAACGCGGCGGGTGCCtgggctggggagctgctggaggcagccGGGCTGCCTGAGGCACTGCGCCACCCCCCCCTGCCCATCCAGCCCCGGAAGAG GTACATCTTCTCCTGGCACTGTCACGATGGTCCCGGCTTATCCTGCCCATTCCTCGTTGACACCACTGGTGCTTACTTTCGCCGTGAGGGCATTGCCGGCAACTACTTAGGCGGCATGAGCCCACCCGAG GAGGAGGAGCCGGATCCCAGTGACCTCTCTGTGGATCACAACTACTTCCAGGAGCAGGTCTGGCCGCGGCTGGCCCGGCGTGTCCCAGCTTTCTCCTCCCTCCGTCCAGGCAGCTCCTGGGCAGGTTACTATGACCACAACTCCTTCGACCGCAACGGCGTGGTGGGACCTCACCCCAGGCTGGAGAACCTCCTGGTGGCTGCTGGGTTCAGTGGTCACGGGCTGCAGCACGCGCCGGCAGCCGGCAGAGCCGTGGCCGAGCTGGTGCTCAAGGGTCGATACGAGACCTTGGACCTGAGCAGGttgggctggaggaggctggTGCAAGGAGAGCCTCTGGTGGAAGGCGGGGTGGTGTGA